CCTTAGCGGAGGTGAGCGAGCGCACCAGTACCCCGATGCCGCTGGAGTCGATCATGGGGACCTCCTCCAGGCCGATCACCAGACAGGAGTCGCCGCCGTTCAGGATCTCCTCGAGAGTCTGACGGAACGCATCCACGGGAGGACCGATCTTGAGGTCGCCGCGCAGCTTGATGACCTGCACGTTGCCGTGCTTGAGAACGCTGATATCCACGCTGCCTCCAGCCCTGGGGCCGGGTTTGACACCCGGAAAGCCGTTTGTTAGAGTGCGCGCACACGTTAGAGGAAGCGTCGGGAATTTGCAAGGGTCGTGGCTCCCAGTCCCCTTTGCGAGTCGACCACCGCTGCTCAGGAGCGGTCTCTATGGCAACCCGCAGTCCCGCGATCTCGTACGCGGAGTTGGCGGCCGCACTGCTCTCTTCCAGTGAAGTGGCGCCCCGTGCCCGCCTGATCGCGGAACAGGCCGCCCAGTTCGTCCCCGGCGGAGCGGTGGTGGTGTACACGGCGGACGAGAGCGGGCTGTGGGTGCCGCGCGCCACCGACGGCGAGGTGGCCTTCTCCGATGCGGCCATCGAGTCCGACTTCGGCACCCTGGGGATGATGGGAGCCAAGCGCCAGGCCATGCTGTTTGCCGGCAGCGAGCTGGCCCGCGAAGCCTACGCTCACCTCAACATCCGCCGTACCCTGGTCTCGCTGGCGGCCATTCCGCTGCTCATCGACGACGACCTGGTGGGCGCCCTGGAGCTGCTCAGCTTCACAACCCCCATGGCGCCCGAGGTGCTGACCGCGCTGGGCGAGCTGCCGCGGCTGGCGGCCATGGGCCTGGCCGCCGGTATGGCCTATGAGGCCGAGCGCAACACCGGCCTGGAATCCATCTCCCGCGTCACCCAGCTCTACGACCTGGAGAAGGTCTTCAACTCCACCCTGGAGATGGACGAGCTGCTGCCCATCATCACCTCCAAGTTCCGAGAATTGCTGGACACGCAGGCGGTGAACCTGTGGCTGGTGCAGGGCGATGCCCTGCTGCTGGCCAGCCAGGCGGGAACCGACCTCACCGCCGAAACGGGGGCCGTGCAGAAGGCGGGTGGGGGCGTGGCCTGGGCGGTTTCCGAGAGCGGCGAGGCGGTGGCCATCAACGAGCCCGGCGACGAGCGCCTGGCCCAGCGCAACGCCGGCCTGGAAGAAGGCGCGGAGGGCGCGGCCTTCGCGGTCATGGCGGCCCCGGTGATGCATGGGGGCGCGGTGGTGGGCGTGGCCGAAGCCATCAATCGGATGGACGGCGAGCCCTTCGACGAGGACGACCTCTTCCTGCTCCAGAACATCACCGAGGCGGCCGGGGGAGCGCTGCACAATGCCAGCCTGCTGCTGGCCGAGCGCAAGGTCGAGATCCTGGAGACCCTGGTGCAGGTCAGCCGCGAGATCACCTCCACCCTGAACCTGGAACGGGTGATGCACGCCATCGTCACCGGGCCCAGCGCCGTCATTCCCTACGAGCGCGCCTG
This window of the Terriglobales bacterium genome carries:
- a CDS encoding STAS domain-containing protein, which encodes MDISVLKHGNVQVIKLRGDLKIGPPVDAFRQTLEEILNGGDSCLVIGLEEVPMIDSSGIGVLVRSLTSAKARGGDLRLVNPSRLAVQTLKIVGLLKLFQVFENEQEALASFQ
- a CDS encoding GAF domain-containing protein encodes the protein MATRSPAISYAELAAALLSSSEVAPRARLIAEQAAQFVPGGAVVVYTADESGLWVPRATDGEVAFSDAAIESDFGTLGMMGAKRQAMLFAGSELAREAYAHLNIRRTLVSLAAIPLLIDDDLVGALELLSFTTPMAPEVLTALGELPRLAAMGLAAGMAYEAERNTGLESISRVTQLYDLEKVFNSTLEMDELLPIITSKFRELLDTQAVNLWLVQGDALLLASQAGTDLTAETGAVQKAGGGVAWAVSESGEAVAINEPGDERLAQRNAGLEEGAEGAAFAVMAAPVMHGGAVVGVAEAINRMDGEPFDEDDLFLLQNITEAAGGALHNASLLLAERKVEILETLVQVSREITSTLNLERVMHAIVTGPSAVIPYERACIALEQSGKLQLKAISSMPEINHADPDVKRLDELLRWASVAGQEIYVVQRGDEVEDPRPETREKFKRYFEESGARAFYCLPLADDQGRVGLLAIESSDPDFLSAAHLEMLKVLGGQATVALRNAQLYKEVPFIGVLEPVLEKKRKFMAMEKRRRSTLLALAGAALLFLVAVPLPMRLDGNATVAPAHTA